A portion of the Deinococcus peraridilitoris DSM 19664 genome contains these proteins:
- the folB gene encoding dihydroneopterin aldolase — protein MTSRPGKVVLAGLEFHARHGVYEEELRFGARFVVDLDLEWDFTHLSDHIDATVNYALVYESVRHEVTEKHFKLIEMLAERIAARILQEHSRLARVTVRVHKPHAPIPGIFRDVYAEVIREQVGTPGQDAAQESRAG, from the coding sequence ATGACGTCAAGGCCGGGGAAAGTGGTGCTGGCGGGTCTGGAGTTTCACGCCCGCCATGGGGTATACGAAGAAGAGTTGCGGTTTGGGGCGCGTTTCGTGGTGGACCTCGACCTCGAATGGGACTTCACGCACCTGAGCGATCACATCGACGCCACGGTGAATTACGCGCTCGTCTATGAAAGCGTGCGGCACGAGGTCACCGAAAAACACTTCAAGCTGATCGAGATGCTGGCCGAGCGCATCGCGGCGCGCATTCTGCAGGAACATTCCCGACTGGCCCGCGTGACCGTGCGGGTTCACAAGCCGCACGCGCCCATTCCCGGGATTTTCCGGGACGTCTACGCTGAAGTGATCCGTGAGCAGGTCGGCACACCAGGGCAAGACGCGGCGCAGGAATCGCGTGCCGGCTGA
- a CDS encoding discoidin domain-containing protein: MATSSSFTVSAITASAFNTGFPPEYSADGKLDSWWSVNGVGQWIRYDLGEAHTLQGVQLAFYRGDLRKASFDVEVSQDGTSWTKVLSNIQTSGTTLDLETYAFPLTSGRYVRVTNLGNTENIAIGLTEARFVAAQAASITGVAASASLKNRTPQHSFDRDLSSYWAAKGKGAWIQYDAGALLNLDNISLAFYRGNLRTATFDVDVSPDGSNWIKVLSSARSSGNSLAEQRFAFKTVNARYLRVTNLGNSEDNHAAYTEASFTTPLVSTVTVLAPAEPTATSSSPYSKAYYVDCVKGSDSNSGSSETSAWQSLGKANAASLNPGEALLFKRGCSWDGQLTAQWQGTAAAPVTIGSYGSGELPRVRTTGTQEVAIAVTGTYQVLEYLEPVVGNRPSSWIAKNSWYTGTVKCPTQSQGWRIGFSLRNSNNVVRYVKGSGFTAAIHFSAGTNNKALHNTLTNNDIVSTNTPPDVKYDDDSGAWGVLLNASGNEVAHNTFGGNLGCSEDYGTEGASVEIYKGSDNYVHHNISVNDGTFTELGGTSTARAERNTFAYNLFAPMDALSQDAGEFLVVRGWNSSWGANPGTKAYNNTAYNVQVGVACFDGCGSDILDFRNNIVIGAQNPRKSEYWTDSYNGTSATESNNRIGRIGGSPSFSTPAGRSSTTRLLTSGETNALFVSPQNHDFALSSTSLAVNAGLLWPLTNLAIATDLAGKMTPVSTEPDAGAYERQY, encoded by the coding sequence ATGGCCACCTCAAGCAGTTTCACGGTCAGCGCCATCACCGCCAGCGCCTTCAACACCGGTTTTCCACCCGAATACAGCGCCGATGGCAAGCTGGACAGCTGGTGGAGTGTCAACGGCGTCGGACAGTGGATCCGCTACGATCTTGGGGAAGCGCACACCCTGCAGGGCGTCCAGCTGGCCTTTTACCGAGGAGATCTCCGCAAGGCGAGCTTTGATGTGGAAGTCTCACAGGACGGCACCAGCTGGACGAAAGTGCTCAGCAACATTCAAACAAGCGGTACAACCCTCGACCTCGAAACCTACGCGTTCCCGCTTACCAGCGGCCGCTATGTGCGCGTCACCAATCTCGGGAACACCGAGAACATTGCCATTGGACTGACCGAAGCGCGCTTCGTGGCCGCACAAGCTGCCAGCATTACCGGCGTCGCGGCGAGCGCTTCCTTGAAAAACCGCACCCCCCAACACAGCTTTGACCGTGACCTGAGCAGCTACTGGGCCGCAAAAGGTAAGGGCGCCTGGATTCAATACGACGCCGGAGCCCTGCTGAACCTCGACAACATCAGCCTGGCGTTTTACCGTGGCAACCTGCGCACCGCGACCTTCGATGTCGATGTCAGCCCTGACGGCTCAAACTGGATCAAGGTCCTTTCCAGTGCCCGGTCATCCGGCAATTCCCTCGCCGAACAACGTTTCGCCTTCAAGACTGTGAACGCCCGCTACCTGCGCGTCACCAACCTCGGCAACAGCGAGGACAATCACGCTGCGTACACCGAGGCAAGCTTCACCACCCCCCTGGTCAGCACTGTGACGGTGCTGGCGCCCGCCGAGCCCACTGCGACGTCCAGCAGTCCGTACAGCAAGGCGTACTACGTCGATTGCGTAAAGGGCAGCGACAGCAACAGCGGCAGCAGCGAAACCAGCGCCTGGCAGAGCCTCGGCAAAGCCAACGCCGCCAGTCTGAACCCGGGAGAAGCCTTGCTGTTCAAGAGAGGCTGCAGCTGGGACGGCCAGCTCACCGCTCAGTGGCAGGGCACTGCCGCCGCGCCCGTCACCATCGGGTCTTACGGCAGCGGTGAACTTCCACGCGTGCGCACAACTGGCACCCAGGAAGTCGCGATTGCGGTCACGGGCACCTACCAGGTGCTCGAATACCTCGAACCGGTCGTCGGGAACCGCCCCAGCTCATGGATCGCCAAGAACTCCTGGTACACCGGTACCGTGAAATGCCCGACCCAGTCGCAAGGCTGGCGAATCGGGTTCTCACTGCGCAACAGCAACAACGTCGTGCGGTATGTCAAAGGCAGCGGTTTCACGGCCGCCATTCACTTCAGTGCCGGGACGAACAACAAAGCACTGCACAACACCCTCACCAACAATGACATCGTCAGCACCAACACCCCACCGGACGTGAAGTACGACGATGACTCCGGCGCCTGGGGCGTACTGCTCAACGCGAGCGGCAACGAGGTCGCTCATAACACCTTTGGCGGCAACCTCGGCTGCAGTGAGGACTACGGTACTGAAGGCGCCAGCGTGGAGATCTACAAGGGCAGTGACAACTACGTTCACCACAACATCAGCGTCAACGACGGCACCTTCACCGAACTGGGTGGTACCAGCACCGCACGTGCCGAGCGCAACACATTCGCTTATAACCTCTTTGCACCCATGGACGCCTTGTCGCAAGACGCAGGCGAGTTTCTGGTCGTGCGTGGCTGGAACAGCAGCTGGGGAGCGAACCCAGGCACGAAGGCGTACAACAACACGGCTTACAACGTACAGGTCGGCGTGGCCTGCTTCGACGGCTGCGGGAGCGATATCCTCGATTTTCGCAACAACATCGTCATCGGCGCCCAAAATCCCCGAAAAAGCGAGTACTGGACGGATTCTTACAACGGCACCAGTGCGACGGAAAGCAACAACCGCATCGGACGCATCGGCGGTTCCCCAAGCTTCAGCACTCCTGCAGGCCGCTCCAGCACAACCCGCCTCCTGACGTCGGGCGAAACGAACGCCTTGTTCGTCTCTCCACAGAATCACGATTTCGCGTTGAGTTCGACCAGCCTCGCCGTGAACGCCGGCCTCCTCTGGCCCCTCACGAACCTCGCCATCGCCACCGACCTCGCGGGAAAGATGACACCTGTCAGTACTGAACCGGACGCTG
- the folK gene encoding 2-amino-4-hydroxy-6-hydroxymethyldihydropteridine diphosphokinase — MPSDIARQTALVALGANLGDPLATLSWAKEQLQQVGEVIAASRVYRTAPVGGPDGQPDYLNAAVSLRTALSPADLLRALLNLEQAAGRERRERWGPRVLDLDLLAVNGMVLRTPELTLPHPRLMERAFVLAPLAEIAPSWSHPLLGTSVRVALGRLDASGVKPLTSVW; from the coding sequence GTGCCCTCAGACATTGCCCGGCAGACCGCGCTCGTGGCGCTGGGTGCCAACCTGGGCGACCCGCTGGCCACGCTGTCGTGGGCCAAAGAGCAGCTGCAGCAGGTGGGAGAGGTGATCGCCGCCTCTCGCGTGTACCGCACCGCGCCCGTCGGTGGCCCGGACGGGCAGCCGGATTACCTGAACGCCGCCGTGAGTTTGCGCACGGCGCTGTCCCCCGCCGACCTGCTGCGGGCCCTGCTGAACTTGGAGCAGGCCGCCGGGAGAGAGCGCCGTGAGCGCTGGGGACCACGGGTCCTCGACCTCGATTTGCTCGCGGTGAATGGTATGGTGCTGCGGACGCCGGAACTGACGCTGCCCCACCCCCGCCTGATGGAGCGGGCCTTTGTGCTGGCGCCGCTGGCCGAAATTGCGCCCAGCTGGAGCCACCCGCTGCTGGGAACGTCCGTGCGGGTTGCGCTGGGTCGCCTCGACGCCAGCGGGGTAAAGCCTCTGACCAGTGTCTGGTAA
- a CDS encoding PASTA domain-containing protein — MARIDGKYEELRELERSGAETLLEVTTVPTAAEPGTTQGELLRLGWFDVSTPSARADFHRYRSALKVLAPLGLIDVVARPGAYYSLWRPLEGTPLGDLLQAPSRDPDTVDAVRELAAALSEQGYALSDAEIVVREGKPHIARLAPVNRTPEEAAALNAQTLQTLAGGRLRRRSRPKARRRLTILGILPGLLCLAGAAYLAPRAAQIYLNPPVHSVPDVMGQEPQSAAKTLVEQGYRVAFADGESDSEKLGSVIGQSPKQGSSLNAGRLVTLTVNNPPPLTVPKVEELTLAQARAALNEVRLRVGAVLTVDGGATDTPKGRVIAQVPEAGATIARGQQVRLLVSGGVTPQQTWLPDLRGLSAEDARDLVRKAGLVVTKFETQTSGAPENSVLAQSPAPYQKVGVGTAVVLTIARAPVANPVEAVPSLPLAPAPAQPEPVQPEPPAPEPPAALPDEPALPQPSPEPSPAEQTPPAQASPPPPVNAPGEGSAAETAAKRTVQISYTFPADLPSGNVEIFVRDADGERVVLGAQPTATVAGNRAEGPVEVRGEARFSVRVDGQEIDSFIR; from the coding sequence ATGGCGCGCATCGATGGCAAATACGAAGAGCTGCGAGAACTGGAGCGGTCCGGCGCGGAAACGCTGCTGGAAGTCACGACGGTGCCCACGGCTGCGGAGCCCGGCACGACCCAGGGTGAACTGCTGCGTCTCGGCTGGTTCGACGTCTCGACGCCCAGTGCACGCGCCGATTTTCACCGCTACCGTTCTGCCCTCAAAGTGCTCGCCCCCCTCGGGCTGATCGACGTGGTCGCGCGTCCCGGCGCGTATTACTCCCTGTGGCGTCCCCTCGAAGGCACACCCCTCGGCGACCTCCTGCAGGCGCCGTCACGCGATCCCGACACGGTGGATGCTGTACGGGAACTGGCCGCGGCACTGAGTGAACAGGGATATGCCCTCAGCGACGCCGAGATCGTCGTGCGGGAAGGGAAGCCGCACATCGCCCGGCTTGCGCCCGTCAACCGTACGCCCGAAGAAGCCGCCGCCCTCAACGCACAGACCCTGCAGACCCTGGCCGGTGGACGGCTGCGCCGGCGTTCCCGCCCCAAGGCGCGGCGGCGTCTGACCATTCTGGGAATTTTGCCCGGTCTGCTCTGTCTTGCAGGCGCCGCCTACCTTGCGCCACGCGCCGCGCAAATCTATCTCAATCCACCGGTCCACAGTGTGCCGGACGTGATGGGGCAGGAGCCTCAAAGTGCGGCGAAGACGCTGGTCGAACAGGGCTACCGGGTCGCGTTTGCCGATGGCGAGAGTGACAGCGAGAAACTCGGTAGCGTCATCGGTCAGTCGCCCAAGCAGGGCAGCTCACTCAACGCGGGACGCCTGGTTACCCTGACTGTCAACAATCCACCTCCCCTGACCGTCCCGAAAGTCGAGGAGCTGACGCTGGCGCAGGCCAGGGCAGCGCTCAATGAAGTCCGTCTCCGCGTCGGTGCCGTGCTCACGGTGGACGGGGGCGCTACGGACACACCCAAGGGGCGGGTCATCGCGCAGGTTCCGGAAGCTGGAGCCACCATTGCCCGCGGACAGCAGGTCCGGTTGCTGGTCTCGGGCGGAGTGACACCGCAGCAGACCTGGCTGCCCGATCTGCGCGGCCTGTCTGCCGAGGATGCCCGTGACCTGGTACGCAAGGCTGGTCTGGTGGTCACAAAGTTCGAGACGCAGACGTCCGGCGCACCAGAAAACAGCGTGCTGGCGCAATCTCCCGCCCCATATCAGAAAGTCGGCGTGGGCACGGCAGTGGTGCTGACCATCGCGCGTGCGCCCGTCGCCAACCCTGTCGAGGCCGTGCCAAGCCTGCCGCTCGCGCCCGCGCCCGCGCAGCCGGAACCAGTGCAGCCCGAGCCTCCCGCGCCGGAACCACCGGCCGCGTTGCCCGACGAACCGGCCTTGCCCCAGCCCAGTCCAGAACCCAGCCCTGCCGAGCAGACGCCTCCCGCGCAGGCGTCGCCCCCGCCCCCGGTCAACGCGCCGGGGGAGGGGAGTGCGGCGGAGACTGCGGCGAAACGAACGGTGCAGATCAGCTATACCTTTCCGGCAGACCTGCCCTCAGGCAACGTGGAAATCTTCGTGCGTGATGCCGACGGAGAGCGGGTAGTACTGGGCGCCCAGCCCACCGCGACCGTGGCAGGAAACCGTGCGGAAGGGCCCGTGGAAGTGCGCGGCGAAGCGCGATTCAGCGTTCGGGTGGACGGGCAGGAGATCGACTCGTTCATTCGTTGA